One Natrinema longum genomic window carries:
- a CDS encoding rhodanese-like domain-containing protein: MTSIRPDELAERLESGDDPFLLDIRPKSAFQSNAIENSHNLPVYQALRRGDDAALRDRLEEIPADEDVVVICKMGMVAKRATSLLVEEGYDAATLAGGMSGWTGYRNGSLGYKLRSLLWRLR; the protein is encoded by the coding sequence ATGACTAGCATCCGCCCGGACGAACTGGCCGAGCGCCTCGAGTCGGGAGACGACCCGTTTCTGCTCGACATCCGTCCGAAGTCGGCCTTCCAGTCGAACGCGATCGAGAACAGTCACAACCTTCCCGTTTACCAAGCGTTGCGACGCGGTGACGACGCGGCGTTACGCGACAGACTCGAGGAGATTCCTGCCGACGAAGACGTGGTCGTGATATGCAAGATGGGGATGGTCGCCAAGCGGGCGACGAGCCTGCTGGTCGAGGAGGGATACGACGCAGCGACGCTTGCGGGTGGCATGAGTGGCTGGACCGGCTATCGGAACGGCTCCCTGGGATACAAATTGCGGTCGTTGCTCTGGCGGCTTCGGTAG